TGCTTCCCCTCCTTTCGGCCGGCTTCATATGCCATCTGGATGACCTCTGCCGTATGCAGCACTTCCACGGCACTCTTCCTTTGCGTCAAACCATCGGTTATATGCATGCGGCACGAAGAGCAGCCTGTAACCAAATAATCCATTCCGGTGTCTTCAATATTGTCCAGTTTCTTATCATTGATTTTACGGGAAAGTTCATAGTAAACGGCACTGAAGCTCCCTCCGGCTCCACAGCAGCGGCTGGCATCTTTCATTTCCATAAACTCCAGTCCGGGAATGGCCTTAAGAATTTCCCGTGGTTCAGCCGACACATTCATACCCCGTACCAAATGGCAGGGATCATGATAAGTGACCCTGATCGGCAGATTCCCCAGCTTTGTTAGATCACAATGACGGAGGACAAACTGGGATATGTCAAAAACATGGGTGGAAATTCCTTGCCATGTCTTAAGCAGGGGTGAGTCGCCTAAAACATGCTCATATTCGTATTTCAATGCTGCCCCGCAGGAAGCGCACGCAGTTACAATATGGTCATAGTCTTCGGCGCGGATTGCCTTGATATTTTGTTCAGCCAGAAACCGTCCGGTTTCAACATCGCCTGATGTAAAAGCCGGTGTACCGCAGCAGCACTGTTTCTCCGGGATTACAACATCCCAGCCGTTTTCTGTCAGGATACCGACAACGGCTTCCCCGGACTCCGGATACATGTAGTTCAGCATACAGCCGGTGAAAAACAGCACCCGTCCTTTACCGGCCGCCGTTCTTGCTTTAATAAACTTTGGCAGGCGTACCCGCAGCGGATTCGCGGTCATGTCCGGTATAATCCGCCGCTGGTTCAGGCCCGCTCCCGGCAGCAGAATGCGGGGAACCCGTCCTCGCCCTTCCGGCAGTTTCTTAAAGATCAGGCTTTGAAACAGCGCTCCGGTCCGTAGACCAAGATCAAAGAGTTTCCGGTAGCGCAGACCGGTAAAGGCTAATTTTTTCATTGGCGACAAACCATTCCGCTCGACTGCCGCCGCCCGTCCCTCCATGATGACTTTGTCGGTGGCGACGCCTGAGCCGCAATGCGCCTTACAGGCTTTGCAGAGAAGACACTTTTCAAAGCGTTTCTGCACACCCGGCGTCAGTTCAATATCGTCTTCCAGAACAGCCTCCATTAAGCGGTTCTTACTGCGGGCTGTAGTATTCTCATTGTTTTCGGCCAGAAATACCGGGCAAATTGACCGGCAGGTCCCGCAGCGGCTGCATTTAACAATTTCCTGTTCAATGAATCGGCGTCTTCCCTGATTATTCATCCTGCACCTCCGCCAGTCTGTTAAAGAGCAGCGCCGGATCCAGCCGCTGTTTAAAGTTTCTCTCCAACAGGACTAAACTTCCGGTTCCGCCGGTACTATACAGCCGCTCATATTTTCCGCTGGCCGATCCGCCGAGAGCCTGTGCTTTGTCTTGCAGCCTGGCAATAAAGCTTGTGATTCTGGAATCGGTCTTTTTTACATACAGGTTGATTTTGCCGTCTGCCAGTTGGCCGAATAAACCGCCTTCCCAGTTATATTCTTCCATCGCTTTCTTTACCGCAGTAGAAAATTGCTTCATAACCGGATAGGGAATTTTAAATTCATCAACTAACCAAAAGCCATCTGCCCTTGTTTCCAGACAGGACATCTCCGGGAGCTCGCTCCCGGCCGTTAGCAGGGCGGCGTTATAGGCTGCCAGCATCTGATCGACGGCTGCCGCATAATCGTACACTTCGACCCGATTGCCATCCAGTTCAAAGATAATGCGCTCCCCCTGCTGTCTTGACCCGAAAAGTTTCATGCCGGATGCTGAATCAGCCCAATATAGCCAGGCCGGCGGCACCGGACGTGACTGTAAGTCAGCAATCAGGTTAACGGCTTGCTCCAACGAAGCAACCTCAATATCATACCGTTTTCGGCAGGCAGGCTGCGGCATCAGCTTTAATACAAACTGAACGCCTACCGCTAAATCGGCATAAGCACCGGTTAAGAATCGGGTTAAGTCATAGCCGCTCACATTTTTAATACATCTGCCGCCTACGGTAGCTGCTTCCCCATTTGGAAATACGTATCCGGATCCCAGTAGAAAATGCTTGCCTGCCCCGTATTTCCAGGATAGCAGATTCGGACATCCCCGGTATGCCCATTCACCGACACTAAGATCAGCTATGGACGGAGAATCCGCCGGTATAAAGCGAAGCCCTTTTGCCGCCGCTGTTCGGTTTAATTCGCCCAGCGTGATTCCCGGCGGCACAATAGCCATCAAGTTATCTACGTCAAAGACTTCGATGTCATTCCATTGGCTTAGATCCAGACAGATCCCCTGCTTGTGAGACTGACGGTACAAATAAACCGGAGTCTTTGCCTGCTGTGCCTGCCGGAACACCTCCTGGAGCTGTTCGACACCAGAAACAGCAATGCTTCTAGTATCTCCCATTGCCATCCACCCCCTTCACTGTATTATCGTATTTTAACTACTTTGCTTGTTTGGCAATGTCCAATGCCACATCCAAAATCATGTCCTCCTGACCGCCTACCATCTTCCGCCGTCCCAGTTCAACCAGAATATCCCGCGTATCAACACCATATCTGGCAGACGCTCTTTCTGCATGGAGCAGGAAGCTGGAGTACACCCCGGCATATCCGATCATAAGAGATTTACCGTCAACCTGTACCGGATGTGTCATCCGCGGACGAACTAAATGATCAGCGGCATCCGATATCTTATATAAATCGGCTCCAATATTGATGCCCAGCTTATTGCAGACAGCTACAAAGGGCTCTGCCGGCGTATTGCCCGCACCCGCCCCTAAGCCAGCTAAGGCTACGTCGATCCGGTCCGCGCCGGCTTCAATTGCCACAATACTGTTCGCTACTGCTAAGGAAAGATTTTGATGGGCATGAAATCCGATCTGAACATCCGCCGGCAGTGCTTCGCGTAAAGCAGTGATGCGCGCCTTTACGCCATCAGGGGTAAGGTTGCCTGCCGAATCGGTTGAATACACACAATGGGCACCGTAGGAAGCCATTAATTGTGCCTGTTTAACAAGCTCTTCCGGCGGTATCATATGCGACATCATCAGGAAACCTACTGTATCAAGACCGTTTTCCCTGGCAAAAGAAATATGCTGCGCTGAAACATCGGCTTCGGTGCAATGGGTGCAAACCCGTACTGTTTTAATTCCGTATTGCATAGCTTCCTTCAAATCTTCGATTGTACCGATTCCGGGAATAAGCAATACCGAAAGTTTGGCATTTTTAATTTGCGGTGCAACGGCTGCCAAATATTCGGCGTCAGTATTTTTCGCCAAGCCATACTGCAGTGAATTTCCGCCCAAACCGTCGCCATGCGTGACTTCAATAATATCCATGCCTGCTTCATCAAGCGACTTGGCAATAATCGCCATATCTTCAGCCGAGAACTGATGCGCCATGGCATGCATTCCGTCACGCATCGTAACGTCAGTTAAAATAATTTTTTTATTATTCATTATTATCCCTCCTATTTAACGCCAAAGCGTTCTGCTGCCATTGCTTCTGCCACGCAGACAGCGGCACAATTCATAATATCCAGATTGCCGGAGTATTTGGGCAGGAAATCGCCCAAACCTTCTACTTCAATAAAAACAGTGACCCGATTGCCGTCAAATTGCGGTTCGTGTTTCAAACGATAGCCGGGTACGTACCGCTGAACCTGTTTGACTATCTTGTCAATGGATTCAGCAACAGCCTTTTCTACCTCCGGTCCCTCTTGTTCCATCAGACAGCGTACGGTGTCACGCATATTAATCGGTGGCTCAGCCGGATTCAAAACAATAATGGCTTTACCCTTTTTGGCTCCGGCAACTGCGACTTGCGCCTTGCCGGTTGTTTCAGTAAATTCATCAATATTGGCCCGAGTTCCGGGGCCGGCTGATTTGCTGGAAATCGTTGCAACAATCTCGGCATAGCTGACAGGAACAACTTGGCTGATCGCGTAGGTAATCGGTACCGTCGCCTGACCGCCACAGGTAACCATATTAACATTATCAACTTTTAGCGCATCCTTGATATTAACAGAAGGAATAACAAACGGCCCAACTGCAGCCGGAGTTAAATCAATTGCAATCTTCCCGAGTTCGCGGTAGACAGGCGCATTTGCGATATGGGCACCCGCACTGGTCGAATCAAAAATAATATCAAATAAATCAGCGTATTCGCGAACCGCTTCAATGCTCTTATGGGAAACAAGCAAACCCTCATTCTTAGCCCGCTGTAAACCCGTCGAATTAGGATCAATACCGATCATGATTTTTGGTTCAAGCACCTTGCTGCGCTTTAATTTGTACATCAGATCTGTTCCGATATTTCCCGAGCCCATAATTGCTACTCGTACCTTATTCAATATAGTCGCCTCCCAAAAATTATATAGAAAAGTTTAAAGTTCTTATAATTCTATAATATAGAATTATGTTCTTGCATCTACGCAAATTACAACTGCTGCCTTGATTCTTAGGATTAGAGTCTATAACCCAGCCGACGAGAAATTTCCGCCGCGGCTTTCCGTACAACCGCAACCAGTTCCTCCATTCGCGCATCATTCAGCCGCGCAGAAGGTCCTGCCACGCTAATGGCTGCCACTGCTTTGCCGTTAAAATCAAAGATCGGTGCTGCCACACAGTTGAGACCGATTTCGTTTTCCTCTTTATCAAAGGCATACCCTTGTTTTCGCACCTGCTCCAAATGTGCAATCAGTTCTTCTCTGTTGCTAATGGTATATTTCGTTACTTGGTGTAACTCAGGCGGTAGAATTTCACGTAATTCCTCATTGCTTTTATCAGCCAGCAGCACTTTACCCACACCGGTTACATAAGCCGGAAATCTCATGCCGATCGAGGTAAAAACCTGAAACGATCTGTGGGAAGTGCACTTATCAATGTAAACCACATCCGTCTCGCGAAGTATTACCAGATGAACGGTTTCACCAACTTGCTCGCAAAGTTCTTGTATAACAGGGCTGGCAACCGAACGTATCTCCAGACGATCAAGCAGCCTGTGGGATAGAACCAGCAAGTGCATTCCCAGACGATATTTGCCTCTTTCCTCATCCTGTTCCACCATTCCGTAATGCTTTAGCGTATTGAGTATCCCATGCAATGTACTTTTATTTAAATTCAGTTCAGCGGCAATCGCATTCAACGTAAGCTCCGGCGAATTTGCGGTAAAGCAATTCAAAATCTGAATCGCTCTCTCAATAGACTGAACCATAATACCCTGTTGTG
The sequence above is a segment of the Veillonellales bacterium genome. Coding sequences within it:
- a CDS encoding FAD-binding oxidoreductase, which translates into the protein MGDTRSIAVSGVEQLQEVFRQAQQAKTPVYLYRQSHKQGICLDLSQWNDIEVFDVDNLMAIVPPGITLGELNRTAAAKGLRFIPADSPSIADLSVGEWAYRGCPNLLSWKYGAGKHFLLGSGYVFPNGEAATVGGRCIKNVSGYDLTRFLTGAYADLAVGVQFVLKLMPQPACRKRYDIEVASLEQAVNLIADLQSRPVPPAWLYWADSASGMKLFGSRQQGERIIFELDGNRVEVYDYAAAVDQMLAAYNAALLTAGSELPEMSCLETRADGFWLVDEFKIPYPVMKQFSTAVKKAMEEYNWEGGLFGQLADGKINLYVKKTDSRITSFIARLQDKAQALGGSASGKYERLYSTGGTGSLVLLERNFKQRLDPALLFNRLAEVQDE
- the dmpG gene encoding 4-hydroxy-2-oxovalerate aldolase, which codes for MNNKKIILTDVTMRDGMHAMAHQFSAEDMAIIAKSLDEAGMDIIEVTHGDGLGGNSLQYGLAKNTDAEYLAAVAPQIKNAKLSVLLIPGIGTIEDLKEAMQYGIKTVRVCTHCTEADVSAQHISFARENGLDTVGFLMMSHMIPPEELVKQAQLMASYGAHCVYSTDSAGNLTPDGVKARITALREALPADVQIGFHAHQNLSLAVANSIVAIEAGADRIDVALAGLGAGAGNTPAEPFVAVCNKLGINIGADLYKISDAADHLVRPRMTHPVQVDGKSLMIGYAGVYSSFLLHAERASARYGVDTRDILVELGRRKMVGGQEDMILDVALDIAKQAK
- a CDS encoding IclR family transcriptional regulator, with the translated sequence MAQQGIMVQSIERAIQILNCFTANSPELTLNAIAAELNLNKSTLHGILNTLKHYGMVEQDEERGKYRLGMHLLVLSHRLLDRLEIRSVASPVIQELCEQVGETVHLVILRETDVVYIDKCTSHRSFQVFTSIGMRFPAYVTGVGKVLLADKSNEELREILPPELHQVTKYTISNREELIAHLEQVRKQGYAFDKEENEIGLNCVAAPIFDFNGKAVAAISVAGPSARLNDARMEELVAVVRKAAAEISRRLGYRL
- a CDS encoding (Fe-S)-binding protein, producing MNNQGRRRFIEQEIVKCSRCGTCRSICPVFLAENNENTTARSKNRLMEAVLEDDIELTPGVQKRFEKCLLCKACKAHCGSGVATDKVIMEGRAAAVERNGLSPMKKLAFTGLRYRKLFDLGLRTGALFQSLIFKKLPEGRGRVPRILLPGAGLNQRRIIPDMTANPLRVRLPKFIKARTAAGKGRVLFFTGCMLNYMYPESGEAVVGILTENGWDVVIPEKQCCCGTPAFTSGDVETGRFLAEQNIKAIRAEDYDHIVTACASCGAALKYEYEHVLGDSPLLKTWQGISTHVFDISQFVLRHCDLTKLGNLPIRVTYHDPCHLVRGMNVSAEPREILKAIPGLEFMEMKDASRCCGAGGSFSAVYYELSRKINDKKLDNIEDTGMDYLVTGCSSCRMHITDGLTQRKSAVEVLHTAEVIQMAYEAGRKEGKHVNS
- a CDS encoding acetaldehyde dehydrogenase (acetylating), producing MNKVRVAIMGSGNIGTDLMYKLKRSKVLEPKIMIGIDPNSTGLQRAKNEGLLVSHKSIEAVREYADLFDIIFDSTSAGAHIANAPVYRELGKIAIDLTPAAVGPFVIPSVNIKDALKVDNVNMVTCGGQATVPITYAISQVVPVSYAEIVATISSKSAGPGTRANIDEFTETTGKAQVAVAGAKKGKAIIVLNPAEPPINMRDTVRCLMEQEGPEVEKAVAESIDKIVKQVQRYVPGYRLKHEPQFDGNRVTVFIEVEGLGDFLPKYSGNLDIMNCAAVCVAEAMAAERFGVK